The Chitinophaga sp. H8 genome contains a region encoding:
- a CDS encoding DUF4295 domain-containing protein, producing MAKAAKTAIKKDAKAAAEAKVWTKVIRAVRSPKSGAYTFKEAIVHKDKVQDYINQK from the coding sequence ATGGCAAAAGCAGCTAAAACCGCGATCAAGAAGGATGCTAAAGCAGCAGCAGAAGCGAAAGTGTGGACTAAAGTGATCAGAGCGGTACGTTCTCCTAAATCAGGTGCATACACTTTCAAAGAAGCGATTGTGCACAAGGATAAAGTACAAGACTACATTAATCAAAAGTAA
- the ftsY gene encoding signal recognition particle-docking protein FtsY: MSFFNKLFSREKKESLDQGLQKTKDNFLTKMGRAIAGKSTVDAEVLDNLEDALVSADVGVDTTVKIIDRIEQRVAKDKYLGTSELNRILQEEIAALLVDAPDSGFKDFDVPAGKKPYVIMVVGVNGVGKTTTIGKLAYNFKKAGKTVLLGAADTFRAAAVDQLTIWSDRVGVPIVKQQMGSDPGAVAFDTVQSGAAREVDVIIIDTAGRLHNKAHLMDELSKIKRVMKKVIPDAPHEVLLVLDGSTGQNALEQAKQFTAATEVTSLAITKLDGTAKGGVVLAIASQFKIPVKYIGIGERMEDLQVFNKEEFVDSLFSLND; the protein is encoded by the coding sequence ATGAGCTTTTTCAACAAACTATTTTCCCGCGAGAAGAAGGAAAGCCTGGATCAGGGATTACAGAAAACCAAGGATAACTTCCTGACCAAAATGGGACGTGCCATTGCAGGAAAGTCTACCGTGGATGCAGAAGTATTGGATAATCTGGAAGATGCATTGGTCTCGGCTGACGTGGGAGTAGACACAACTGTAAAGATCATAGACAGGATTGAACAAAGAGTGGCGAAAGATAAATACCTGGGAACCAGTGAATTGAACAGGATACTTCAAGAAGAGATTGCAGCACTACTGGTGGATGCACCGGATAGCGGGTTTAAAGACTTTGATGTGCCTGCCGGCAAGAAGCCTTATGTGATCATGGTAGTGGGTGTGAATGGGGTAGGCAAAACGACCACCATCGGTAAGTTGGCTTATAACTTTAAAAAGGCAGGCAAAACAGTGCTGCTGGGGGCAGCAGATACCTTCCGCGCTGCTGCGGTAGATCAGCTCACTATTTGGAGCGACCGGGTAGGGGTGCCCATCGTAAAGCAACAAATGGGATCCGATCCGGGGGCTGTAGCGTTTGATACCGTTCAAAGCGGCGCCGCAAGAGAAGTGGATGTGATCATTATTGATACTGCGGGCCGTTTGCATAACAAAGCGCACCTGATGGACGAGCTGAGTAAGATAAAGCGGGTAATGAAGAAGGTAATCCCGGATGCGCCACATGAGGTGCTGCTGGTTCTGGATGGCTCTACCGGACAAAATGCCCTGGAACAGGCAAAACAGTTTACTGCTGCTACAGAAGTAACTTCACTGGCCATTACCAAATTAGATGGTACCGCCAAAGGTGGGGTAGTACTGGCCATCGCCAGCCAGTTTAAAATACCGGTTAAATATATTGGTATTGGCGAAAGAATGGAAGATTTACAAGTGTTTAATAAAGAAGAATTTGTAGATTCTTTGTTTAGTTTAAATGATTGA
- the rpmB gene encoding 50S ribosomal protein L28 yields the protein MARVCQVTGKKPITGHHVSFSNIKTKRRFLPNLQKKRFFLAEEDKWISLKISADGIRTINKKGLYAVVKELRAAGEHI from the coding sequence ATGGCAAGAGTATGTCAGGTGACAGGAAAGAAGCCAATTACAGGTCATCATGTTTCCTTCTCCAACATCAAAACAAAGAGAAGGTTTTTACCAAACCTGCAAAAGAAACGTTTTTTCCTGGCGGAAGAAGACAAGTGGATATCTTTAAAAATATCTGCTGATGGTATCAGAACCATTAATAAGAAAGGTTTGTATGCAGTAGTAAAAGAATTACGCGCTGCAGGCGAGCATATTTAA
- a CDS encoding peroxiredoxin: MKNVILSVGSEFPEFKKTAVVSIEKGKEFYELSSEELKASGKWMVMFWWPKDFTFVCPTEIAEFNKHNQDFVDRDAILIGASTDSEFVHAAWRRDHEDLRGLQFPMLADTSKSLAEELGILEANEKVAYRATFIVDPQGIIRWVSLYDLSVGRSVKEVLRVLDALQTDELCPCNWQKGEATLAV, from the coding sequence ATGAAAAACGTAATCTTATCCGTAGGATCTGAATTTCCAGAGTTTAAAAAAACGGCTGTAGTATCAATTGAAAAAGGCAAAGAATTTTATGAACTGTCTTCCGAAGAATTGAAAGCTTCCGGCAAATGGATGGTAATGTTCTGGTGGCCTAAGGATTTCACCTTTGTTTGTCCTACCGAAATAGCTGAATTTAACAAGCACAACCAGGATTTCGTTGACCGCGACGCCATTCTGATCGGTGCATCTACCGATAGCGAATTTGTACACGCTGCATGGAGAAGAGATCATGAAGACCTGAGAGGTTTGCAATTCCCTATGCTGGCAGATACTTCCAAATCACTGGCGGAAGAGCTGGGTATCCTGGAAGCTAATGAAAAAGTAGCTTACCGTGCTACCTTCATCGTAGACCCACAAGGTATCATCCGTTGGGTTTCCCTGTATGACCTGTCTGTAGGCCGTAGCGTAAAAGAAGTACTGCGTGTACTGGATGCGCTGCAAACAGATGAGCTGTGCCCTTGCAACTGGCAGAAAGGGGAAGCTACATTAGCAGTATAA
- a CDS encoding DUF4294 domain-containing protein, with amino-acid sequence MCRLQIFVFSFALLGCVSLCQQAKAQQQEAGKLAFPAVVVGTDTMASITLKIFEVTEKLPRRLRKERERWTRLRNAVYVTYPYARSAAVVLKDVNAQLATLSNKRQRKEYLNAKEKEMKAAFGDKLQNLSVYQGKVLMKLIDRETGENCYEIIKELKGGFNARVWQTVAFFFGGNLKSEYDLQEDKDIEDIVQELQLYHYYRAYN; translated from the coding sequence ATGTGCCGCTTGCAAATATTTGTATTTTCCTTTGCTTTATTGGGTTGTGTTTCCTTATGCCAGCAGGCTAAGGCGCAACAGCAGGAGGCAGGCAAGCTTGCATTCCCGGCCGTAGTGGTAGGTACGGATACCATGGCCTCAATTACCCTTAAGATTTTTGAAGTAACAGAAAAATTGCCCCGCCGGCTGCGTAAAGAGCGGGAACGCTGGACCCGTCTGCGTAATGCGGTATATGTTACTTACCCCTATGCCAGATCAGCTGCGGTGGTACTGAAAGATGTAAATGCACAACTGGCAACGCTGTCAAACAAGCGGCAGCGTAAGGAATACCTGAATGCCAAAGAAAAAGAGATGAAAGCCGCTTTTGGGGATAAATTACAGAACTTGTCTGTATACCAGGGCAAAGTGCTGATGAAGCTGATAGACCGGGAAACGGGGGAGAACTGTTATGAGATCATCAAGGAATTGAAAGGAGGATTTAATGCCCGCGTATGGCAAACGGTCGCCTTTTTCTTTGGAGGGAACCTGAAAAGCGAGTATGATCTGCAGGAAGATAAAGACATTGAAGACATTGTGCAGGAATTGCAACTGTACCATTATTACCGGGCATATAATTAA
- a CDS encoding carboxymuconolactone decarboxylase family protein → MFATNNQDTAIQVLQAVGLVDTQLSTRLHALVATDARYLKDLKINITNALGAATLSKKEAYLIGLAVAVNEKHSDLHAAFEKLAVQEGATDKEIAEVISCTSLMNANNVFYRFRHFVNKEFYTSTPAGIRMSIMANPVLGKEFFELLSLAISALNGCEMCVTSHEEAVLKHGTEPQRVLDAVRLVAVLRSLIVLL, encoded by the coding sequence ATGTTCGCAACAAATAACCAGGATACGGCTATCCAGGTATTACAGGCAGTAGGCCTGGTAGATACCCAGTTATCTACCCGCTTGCATGCGCTGGTAGCTACCGATGCCCGTTATCTGAAAGATCTGAAAATAAATATTACCAATGCACTGGGTGCAGCCACCCTTTCCAAAAAAGAAGCTTACCTGATAGGCCTGGCAGTAGCAGTCAACGAGAAGCACAGTGATCTGCACGCTGCTTTTGAAAAACTGGCGGTACAGGAAGGTGCTACAGATAAGGAAATAGCAGAAGTGATCAGCTGTACTTCCCTGATGAATGCCAATAACGTATTTTACCGTTTCCGGCATTTTGTGAATAAGGAGTTTTACACCAGCACCCCTGCGGGTATCCGGATGAGTATTATGGCCAACCCGGTTTTAGGGAAAGAGTTTTTTGAGCTGTTGAGCCTGGCAATATCCGCGCTGAATGGTTGCGAAATGTGTGTTACTTCTCATGAAGAAGCCGTATTGAAACATGGCACTGAGCCACAAAGGGTATTGGATGCGGTGAGATTGGTCGCTGTGTTAAGAAGTTTGATAGTTTTATTGTAA
- the rpmG gene encoding 50S ribosomal protein L33 encodes MAKKGNRVQVILECTEHKNSGLPGTSRYITNKNKKNTPERVELKKYNPILRKVTVHKEIK; translated from the coding sequence ATGGCAAAAAAAGGTAACAGGGTGCAGGTAATTCTGGAATGTACAGAGCATAAAAACTCTGGCTTACCCGGAACTTCTCGTTACATCACCAACAAGAATAAGAAAAACACACCTGAACGTGTGGAATTGAAGAAGTACAATCCTATTTTAAGGAAAGTAACTGTTCATAAAGAAATTAAGTAG
- a CDS encoding serine hydrolase, with protein MTRIAHGILLWCLLTGMHAVAQHKMPGEKEDARLRAILAPMLEQFRGEAGIYVHHLRTGKTVAINADTIFPTASMVKIPILLGVFDKIAKGELAYKQELIYKDSLLYEGEDILGSFKSGEKITLDKVMMLMLTMSDNTASLWLQSLAGGGAVINQWLEQHGLKDTRVNSRTKGREGNRSIYGWGQTTPREMAGLMARIYKGEMVNKAASERMYRNLTRNHWDAEGLQQVPPDVRTASKNGCVDEARSEVILVNAPHGDYVYCICTKNNVDQRWKRDNEAWVLMRAAGQAIWKHFEPKSKWSPDPAMGQF; from the coding sequence ATGACCCGTATTGCGCATGGCATCCTCTTGTGGTGCCTTTTAACCGGTATGCACGCCGTGGCACAGCATAAGATGCCAGGTGAAAAGGAAGATGCCCGTTTAAGGGCCATTCTAGCTCCCATGCTGGAGCAATTCCGTGGAGAGGCAGGTATTTATGTACACCATTTGCGTACAGGTAAAACAGTGGCTATCAATGCGGATACGATCTTTCCTACCGCCAGTATGGTGAAAATTCCTATTCTCCTGGGGGTATTTGATAAAATAGCTAAGGGCGAATTAGCATACAAGCAGGAGCTGATCTATAAAGATTCTTTGCTATACGAAGGGGAAGATATTCTGGGTTCCTTCAAAAGCGGGGAAAAGATCACCTTAGATAAAGTTATGATGCTCATGCTAACGATGAGCGATAATACCGCCAGCCTTTGGCTGCAATCCCTGGCCGGTGGGGGAGCAGTGATCAACCAATGGCTGGAGCAGCATGGGTTGAAGGATACACGTGTTAATTCCCGTACAAAGGGGAGAGAAGGCAACCGTAGTATCTATGGCTGGGGACAAACAACGCCGCGGGAAATGGCAGGATTAATGGCCCGTATTTATAAAGGTGAAATGGTGAATAAAGCTGCCAGTGAGCGTATGTACAGAAACCTGACCCGTAATCACTGGGATGCAGAAGGGCTGCAGCAAGTGCCACCGGATGTGCGTACCGCTTCTAAAAATGGTTGCGTGGATGAAGCCCGCTCGGAAGTGATCCTGGTAAATGCGCCACATGGGGATTATGTGTACTGTATCTGTACCAAGAATAATGTGGATCAAAGATGGAAGCGTGACAATGAAGCATGGGTGTTAATGCGGGCGGCAGGGCAGGCCATCTGGAAGCATTTTGAACCAAAAAGCAAATGGAGTCCCGATCCCGCTATGGGGCAGTTCTGA
- a CDS encoding cupin-like domain-containing protein — MNVQAIDRVENITPEAFKQQYYDPRKPVVISGLSKHWPAREKWTWDYFKSILGNEIVGVYNNERAGAKTLVNGADDYISFGRYLDMIQQGPVKLRIFLFNMFQHAPQLVKDITWPDELAKGFLKKYPMLFVGGAGSVAHMHYDIDLSHIFHTQFIGRKRVLLLENNQSPYIYRMPLTVESAASFVNWHEKLDTAAFPALAYARGYTTILEHGDMMFMPAGYWHHMEYLDGGFAMSLRALDQTLTGKLNGLYHLVGLRGMNNLLIKLAPQWWYHYKRRVARKRADRLLNHRVG, encoded by the coding sequence ATGAATGTTCAAGCCATAGACCGAGTTGAAAATATTACCCCCGAAGCATTTAAGCAACAATATTATGATCCGCGCAAGCCGGTGGTCATCTCCGGGCTGAGTAAGCACTGGCCCGCCAGGGAAAAGTGGACCTGGGATTATTTTAAATCCATTCTGGGTAATGAAATAGTAGGCGTATATAATAATGAGAGGGCTGGTGCCAAAACATTGGTAAATGGTGCTGACGACTATATTTCCTTTGGGAGATACCTGGATATGATCCAGCAGGGCCCGGTCAAACTGCGTATTTTCCTCTTTAATATGTTTCAGCATGCTCCTCAGCTGGTAAAGGACATTACCTGGCCGGACGAACTGGCAAAGGGATTCCTGAAAAAGTACCCGATGTTATTTGTGGGAGGGGCCGGTTCTGTGGCACATATGCATTACGATATTGACCTGTCGCACATCTTTCATACACAGTTCATTGGCCGCAAGCGGGTATTATTGCTCGAAAATAATCAGTCACCCTACATTTACAGGATGCCACTCACGGTAGAGAGTGCTGCCAGTTTTGTCAACTGGCATGAAAAGCTGGACACCGCAGCCTTTCCGGCCCTGGCTTATGCCAGGGGATATACTACCATCCTGGAGCATGGGGATATGATGTTTATGCCTGCCGGTTACTGGCATCATATGGAGTACCTGGATGGCGGCTTTGCTATGAGCTTGCGGGCATTGGACCAAACACTGACCGGAAAACTGAATGGGTTATACCATCTGGTGGGGTTGCGGGGGATGAATAATCTCCTGATTAAACTGGCTCCGCAGTGGTGGTATCACTATAAACGCCGGGTAGCCAGAAAACGGGCCGACCGTTTATTAAATCATAGGGTAGGGTAA
- the rimO gene encoding 30S ribosomal protein S12 methylthiotransferase RimO, which produces MKTKTLKKDKVNIITLGCSKNMVDSEVLSGQLLANDIDVVHESAKRDHNIVVVNTCGFIDKAKEESINTILEQVELKQRGKLDKVYVTGCLSERYRGDLESEVGGVDAWFGTMELPLLLKKLEADYKAELVGERLLSTPSHYAYLKIAEGCNRTCSFCAIPLMRGTHVSRPIEDLVLEAEKLVKSGVKEIMLIAQELTYYGLDLYKKRRLGDLLRALAGIQGLEWIKLHYAYPTKFPMDILDVMNEFPNICNYLDMPLQHASNAMLKAMKRQITREEIEELVHNIREKVPGICLRTTLIAGFPGETLEDVEELKQFLERMRFDRVGVFTYSHEEGTSAYGLEDDVPAAEKERRAQEIMEVQQEISLEKNQEKVGQIFKVIVDKKEAGRYLGRTEFDSVEVDNEVIINTTKRLKPGTFVQVKITKAFDYDLEGELI; this is translated from the coding sequence TTGAAGACGAAAACTTTAAAGAAAGACAAAGTTAATATTATTACACTTGGTTGTTCCAAGAACATGGTGGATTCAGAAGTACTCAGCGGTCAGTTGCTGGCCAATGATATTGATGTAGTACACGAAAGTGCCAAACGTGATCATAATATAGTAGTGGTAAATACCTGCGGTTTTATAGATAAAGCCAAGGAGGAGTCTATCAATACCATATTAGAACAGGTAGAGCTGAAGCAGAGAGGGAAGCTGGATAAGGTATACGTTACCGGTTGTTTGAGTGAGCGGTACCGTGGCGACCTGGAATCAGAAGTAGGTGGGGTGGATGCCTGGTTTGGTACCATGGAATTACCATTATTACTCAAAAAATTAGAAGCAGATTATAAAGCAGAGTTGGTAGGTGAGCGTTTGTTGAGCACCCCTTCACACTATGCTTATTTAAAGATAGCAGAAGGCTGTAACCGCACCTGCTCTTTTTGTGCTATCCCACTGATGCGTGGCACTCATGTGTCCCGGCCCATTGAGGATCTGGTACTGGAGGCAGAAAAGCTGGTTAAGTCTGGTGTAAAGGAGATAATGCTGATTGCGCAGGAACTTACCTATTATGGTCTGGACTTGTATAAAAAGCGCCGCCTGGGCGATTTACTCCGTGCACTGGCAGGTATACAAGGACTGGAATGGATTAAGCTGCATTATGCTTACCCCACCAAATTTCCGATGGACATCCTGGACGTCATGAACGAGTTTCCCAACATCTGTAACTACCTGGATATGCCTTTGCAACATGCGTCCAACGCTATGTTAAAAGCAATGAAGCGCCAGATCACCCGGGAAGAAATAGAAGAACTGGTACATAACATCCGCGAAAAAGTGCCTGGTATTTGTTTAAGGACCACTTTGATTGCCGGTTTTCCGGGTGAAACCCTGGAAGATGTGGAGGAATTAAAGCAGTTCCTGGAAAGAATGCGGTTTGACCGGGTAGGGGTATTTACCTACAGCCATGAAGAAGGGACCAGTGCTTATGGATTGGAAGATGATGTGCCCGCAGCGGAAAAAGAACGGAGAGCGCAGGAAATCATGGAAGTACAGCAGGAAATCTCCCTGGAAAAGAACCAGGAAAAAGTAGGGCAGATCTTTAAAGTAATAGTAGATAAAAAAGAAGCCGGCCGCTATCTCGGCCGTACTGAATTTGACTCTGTGGAAGTAGATAATGAAGTGATCATCAATACCACCAAACGCCTGAAACCAGGAACGTTTGTACAGGTGAAGATTACCAAAGCATTTGATTACGACCTGGAGGGGGAATTAATATAG
- the bshB1 gene encoding bacillithiol biosynthesis deacetylase BshB1 — translation MKLDILALAVHPDDVELSCAGTLMAHAAQGMQVGVVDLTRGELGTRGTPELRAKEAQAAAKVMGLAVRENLELADGFFRNDTMEQMAIIKAIRKFQPDIVLANAIDDRHPDHGRAAKLIADSCFLAGLRKVETTLDGLPQTAWRPKQVFHFIQDRYHTPDFVVDITPFIERKMEAIKSFSSQFLAAQDNEPQTYISSPAFFDSVVNRDRMLGKMVGVQYAEGYTSAKMVGIRSFADLINEVT, via the coding sequence ATGAAATTAGATATACTGGCTTTAGCCGTGCATCCGGACGATGTGGAACTGTCTTGCGCGGGTACATTGATGGCACATGCCGCACAAGGCATGCAGGTAGGTGTAGTAGACCTGACCAGAGGAGAACTGGGTACAAGAGGCACCCCGGAATTAAGAGCTAAAGAAGCACAGGCGGCAGCCAAGGTAATGGGGCTGGCAGTACGTGAAAATCTGGAACTGGCAGATGGCTTTTTCAGGAATGATACGATGGAACAGATGGCGATTATTAAGGCCATCCGTAAGTTTCAGCCGGATATTGTGCTGGCCAATGCTATAGATGACCGGCATCCGGATCATGGCAGGGCGGCCAAGCTGATAGCCGACAGTTGTTTCCTGGCTGGCTTACGTAAGGTGGAAACCACCCTGGACGGGTTGCCGCAAACGGCCTGGCGCCCCAAGCAGGTATTTCACTTTATACAGGACCGCTACCATACCCCGGATTTTGTAGTAGATATTACCCCTTTCATAGAAAGGAAAATGGAAGCGATCAAGAGCTTCAGCTCCCAGTTTCTGGCTGCCCAGGACAATGAGCCGCAAACCTATATTTCTTCACCCGCCTTTTTTGATAGTGTGGTAAACCGCGACCGGATGCTGGGAAAGATGGTAGGGGTGCAGTATGCGGAAGGATATACCTCTGCAAAGATGGTAGGAATCCGCAGCTTTGCCGATCTGATCAACGAAGTAACCTGA